From a region of the Corallococcus coralloides DSM 2259 genome:
- a CDS encoding phage tail protein, which produces MSSGSGGTGSGLGAQLYGLLPEVYRTRDNGDLRDYLGSCGEVLDLVRGVMAQRLADAFPDHPDAQGWTLPYLAELLDVKLLSPAEPEQRRELSQAVSLRQRKGTPGSVAEVAQDVGQYAWDTEDPRNEPSEPVYLQEGWRRVAVTPRVGQPLLPPESLGALPLPAGAPARRHPALPAATVDLRYLSRKVALPPRGDGSSRPPLQENVHGIPAAPGHFDDVSRRTPDLRRPSARQGQVHPKRVAVFTLPRVGFFPPGWEFGDTRPLPVPPEPSRVLPRRRQGPLTPEPESGAYVLENLVLPEGEDVIVSNRPLVMRNCVVQGNMYIDVSDTSHVIEDSIVTGMVTKNLGNELVVRRSAFGHLQLEAGTLDVVGATVEDSLLGSLESTALITLLSVTVLGSMDAARCFANDSLFAGSVTPHPGVGNCFRYCRLPAAALGAYTVEGQPAEAYACTSEVPRFRAAVFGAPGAGVLASDSGARLLDGAEDGGELGAYRHRRYALRDEAVLARLRESLPAGMSAILVPDERLGLALPVVTPPST; this is translated from the coding sequence GTGAGCTCGGGAAGCGGGGGTACGGGGAGCGGGCTCGGCGCGCAGCTCTACGGGCTGCTGCCGGAGGTGTACCGCACGCGCGACAACGGCGATTTGCGCGACTACCTCGGGTCTTGTGGCGAGGTGCTGGACCTGGTCCGCGGGGTGATGGCCCAGCGGTTGGCGGATGCGTTCCCGGACCATCCGGACGCCCAGGGCTGGACGCTGCCGTACCTGGCGGAGCTCCTGGACGTGAAGCTGCTGTCGCCCGCGGAGCCGGAGCAGCGGCGTGAGCTGTCCCAGGCCGTGTCGCTGCGCCAGCGCAAGGGCACGCCCGGGTCGGTGGCCGAGGTCGCCCAGGACGTCGGCCAGTATGCGTGGGACACGGAGGACCCGCGCAACGAGCCGTCCGAGCCTGTCTACCTCCAGGAGGGTTGGAGGCGGGTGGCGGTGACGCCGCGCGTGGGACAGCCGTTGCTGCCGCCGGAGTCGCTCGGGGCCCTGCCACTTCCGGCGGGGGCGCCAGCGCGACGGCACCCGGCGCTGCCCGCGGCGACGGTGGACCTTCGTTACCTGTCCCGCAAGGTGGCGCTGCCGCCGCGTGGGGATGGTTCGTCGCGGCCGCCGTTGCAGGAGAACGTGCACGGCATCCCCGCGGCGCCCGGCCACTTCGACGACGTCTCCCGGCGGACGCCGGACCTGCGCCGGCCCTCCGCGAGGCAGGGACAGGTCCACCCCAAGCGCGTCGCGGTCTTCACGCTGCCCAGGGTGGGGTTCTTCCCTCCGGGCTGGGAGTTCGGAGACACGCGCCCGCTGCCCGTGCCCCCGGAGCCGTCGCGCGTGCTGCCCCGGCGCCGTCAGGGGCCCCTGACGCCCGAGCCGGAGTCGGGCGCCTACGTCCTCGAGAACCTCGTCCTCCCTGAGGGAGAGGACGTCATCGTCAGCAATCGGCCGCTGGTGATGCGCAACTGCGTCGTCCAGGGAAACATGTACATCGACGTCTCCGATACCTCGCACGTCATCGAGGACTCCATCGTCACGGGGATGGTGACGAAGAACCTGGGGAACGAGCTCGTCGTCCGCCGCTCCGCCTTCGGCCACCTCCAGTTGGAGGCGGGCACGTTGGACGTGGTCGGCGCGACGGTGGAGGACAGCCTCCTGGGTTCACTGGAGAGCACGGCGTTGATCACGTTGCTGAGCGTGACGGTGCTCGGCTCGATGGACGCGGCGCGGTGCTTCGCCAACGACTCGCTCTTCGCGGGCTCCGTCACTCCCCACCCCGGGGTGGGCAACTGCTTCCGCTACTGCCGGCTGCCAGCGGCCGCGCTGGGGGCGTACACCGTGGAGGGGCAGCCCGCGGAGGCGTACGCGTGTACGAGCGAGGTGCCCCGTTTCCGCGCCGCCGTCTTCGGAGCCCCCGGCGCTGGCGTGCTCGCGAGCGACAGCGGCGCGAGGCTGCTCGATGGCGCGGAGGATGGAGGGGAGCTGGGAGCCTACCGCCACCGTCGCTATGCGTTGCGCGACGAGGCGGTGCTCGCCCGGCTCCGTGAATCCCTGCCCGCGGGCATGAGCGCCATCCTGGTTCCCGACGAGCGGCTCGGCCTGGCCCTGCCCGTCGTCACGCCTCCTTCCACCTGA
- a CDS encoding DUF6519 domain-containing protein translates to MKTQISRDSHDSSKRYSGVYQQQGRMLTDADWNELVSIINDRVTSALRDVVGSGGPATGKLLISNTLQMTPGSVYADGLMATLPGTTPFTYATQPDFPLAPGTPAVNESLYADVWERPVLFLEDPNLQDPGLHGADTCTRTQVMLQIKRCPAGQQPTDPLVNPGRGNAPLTLSQRVGGTGPAAQFTGNYLFRLEVHDVKGSPTAPSELTLKWSSENAAEAYANGPGVPQDYQGNDWLYEFYNAATERHLGVHLGTPPAGFPSRGLLKEGYPVSVPDAATYPFVRRWDGWCTLTRNTTTGVWTFVSGGRDRGAPLSTANAQGVHGHVRIDNGVLHLELQDLALALTLTGGGTTSRAFVAGDYWLAPVREQDAAGDQLLSGAQPVGLLHRYVKLGVIAAGSFTPERTLGFPSLTRLMSPSVGDSGANYVGTEAHADVTGTTVQSQLSSLLPVLNKANSATNGSNLIGSAAITGTPKNLTAGTVRSQLTQLVTHLNTHVASNSTDHDTRYYPRTEANTAFASASHHHDARYPSILYQWAFSLNHGGSWSMVLPRFTQPPLVALGLKVLVPQGNEDDHYFVYNGPIHSQVRVELYFGTSSSQQLIVWNSSNENVDVHLRLFDVR, encoded by the coding sequence ATGAAGACCCAGATTTCACGCGACTCCCACGACTCCTCCAAGCGCTACTCCGGCGTCTACCAGCAGCAGGGGCGGATGCTCACCGACGCGGACTGGAACGAGTTGGTGTCCATCATCAACGACCGCGTCACCAGCGCGCTGCGGGACGTGGTGGGCAGCGGCGGCCCTGCCACCGGCAAACTGCTCATCTCCAACACGCTGCAGATGACGCCCGGCAGCGTCTACGCGGACGGGCTGATGGCCACGCTGCCCGGCACGACGCCCTTCACCTACGCCACCCAGCCGGACTTCCCGTTGGCTCCGGGGACACCCGCGGTGAACGAGAGCCTCTACGCGGACGTCTGGGAGCGGCCGGTGCTGTTCCTGGAGGACCCGAACCTCCAGGACCCGGGGCTGCACGGCGCGGACACGTGCACACGCACGCAGGTGATGCTGCAGATCAAGCGCTGCCCCGCGGGCCAGCAACCCACGGATCCGCTCGTCAACCCGGGGCGGGGCAACGCGCCGCTCACCTTGTCCCAGCGCGTGGGGGGCACGGGGCCCGCCGCCCAGTTCACGGGCAACTACCTCTTCCGGCTGGAGGTGCATGACGTGAAGGGCTCGCCCACGGCCCCCAGCGAGCTCACGTTGAAGTGGTCGAGCGAGAACGCGGCCGAGGCCTACGCGAACGGGCCTGGCGTGCCCCAGGACTACCAGGGCAACGACTGGCTCTACGAGTTCTACAACGCCGCGACGGAGCGCCACCTGGGCGTGCACCTCGGCACGCCGCCAGCGGGGTTCCCCTCGCGCGGCCTGTTGAAGGAGGGCTACCCGGTCTCCGTGCCCGACGCGGCCACGTACCCGTTCGTGCGCAGGTGGGACGGCTGGTGCACGCTGACGCGCAACACCACGACGGGAGTCTGGACCTTCGTCAGCGGCGGGAGGGATCGCGGCGCGCCGCTGTCCACGGCCAACGCGCAGGGCGTGCATGGCCATGTGCGCATCGATAACGGCGTGCTGCACCTGGAGCTCCAGGACCTGGCGCTCGCGCTCACCCTGACGGGAGGGGGCACCACCAGCCGCGCCTTCGTCGCCGGGGACTACTGGCTGGCGCCCGTGCGCGAACAGGATGCCGCGGGGGACCAGCTCCTGAGCGGCGCGCAGCCCGTGGGGCTCCTCCACCGCTACGTGAAGCTGGGCGTCATCGCCGCGGGCTCCTTCACGCCGGAGCGGACGCTGGGGTTCCCCTCGTTGACACGGCTGATGTCGCCGTCCGTGGGGGACTCGGGGGCGAACTACGTCGGCACGGAGGCGCACGCGGACGTGACGGGCACCACGGTGCAGTCACAGCTCAGCTCGCTCCTCCCCGTGTTGAACAAGGCGAACTCCGCGACGAATGGGTCGAACCTGATTGGCAGCGCGGCCATCACCGGCACGCCGAAGAACCTGACGGCGGGCACGGTCCGGAGCCAGCTCACCCAGCTCGTCACCCACCTCAACACCCACGTGGCGTCGAACTCCACGGACCACGACACGCGCTACTACCCGCGAACGGAAGCGAACACGGCATTCGCTTCCGCGAGCCACCACCACGATGCGAGGTACCCCTCGATTCTCTACCAGTGGGCGTTCAGCCTGAACCATGGCGGGTCATGGTCGATGGTGCTGCCCCGCTTCACCCAGCCGCCGCTCGTCGCGCTGGGACTGAAGGTGCTGGTCCCTCAGGGAAACGAGGATGACCACTACTTCGTCTACAACGGGCCGATCCACTCGCAAGTCAGGGTGGAGCTCTATTTCGGGACGAGCAGCTCCCAGCAGCTCATCGTGTGGAACAGCTCCAACGAGAACGTCGACGTGCACCTTCGCCTGTTCGACGTGCGGTAG
- a CDS encoding toprim domain-containing protein — protein MSKTEARGEEKAFQQAARLEREEIHRCITLAATHFQSRLWDDEEGQAARDYIASRGVTRESARAFGLGYASASGTALAEALAREELLDAGERAGVLRQPRAGDRHTDYFRQRVMLPFCSPEGQPLSFIGRDLPPHQRLKYLETRNSSIFIRDTTLFGLTHARDAIRGEGSAIVVEGGFDCMLLHQAGFPHSVSLISTTLSTPRIDLLLAAGARELVVMLDPDIGGWRGIQQASDLLLLYVPRTRVVQLPGKEDPDEFILRAGAGAMRRLLSEARPLTDYLLATALPQGRGASASERKKAIEELSPIFLRLQEGPARTALLEAMASHSGLSCPELEALLRSQG, from the coding sequence ATGAGCAAGACCGAGGCGCGCGGAGAGGAGAAGGCTTTCCAGCAGGCGGCCCGACTGGAACGCGAGGAAATCCATCGGTGTATCACCCTCGCTGCAACCCATTTCCAATCGCGTCTCTGGGACGATGAGGAGGGACAGGCCGCGAGGGATTACATCGCCTCGCGCGGAGTCACGCGGGAGAGTGCCCGGGCCTTCGGTCTCGGCTACGCCTCTGCCTCGGGGACGGCGCTGGCGGAAGCACTCGCACGCGAGGAACTCCTCGATGCGGGTGAGCGTGCGGGCGTGTTGCGCCAGCCGAGGGCGGGCGACCGCCACACGGACTACTTCCGGCAGCGCGTCATGCTCCCGTTCTGCTCCCCGGAAGGACAACCCCTCTCATTCATCGGACGGGACCTCCCTCCCCATCAACGACTCAAGTACCTGGAGACCCGGAACTCCTCCATCTTCATCCGCGACACGACGCTCTTCGGGCTGACGCACGCCCGCGACGCCATCCGCGGCGAGGGCTCCGCCATCGTCGTCGAGGGAGGCTTCGACTGCATGCTGCTGCACCAGGCCGGCTTCCCCCACAGCGTCAGCCTCATCTCCACCACCCTGAGCACGCCCCGGATCGACTTGCTGCTCGCCGCGGGGGCCCGCGAGCTGGTGGTCATGTTGGATCCAGACATCGGAGGCTGGCGAGGCATCCAGCAGGCCAGCGACCTGTTGCTGCTCTACGTCCCGAGGACGCGCGTGGTGCAGCTCCCCGGCAAGGAGGACCCGGACGAGTTCATCCTCCGCGCCGGAGCCGGAGCCATGCGCCGCCTGCTCTCCGAGGCGCGCCCCCTCACCGACTACCTCCTCGCCACCGCCCTGCCTCAGGGGCGCGGCGCCTCCGCCTCCGAGCGGAAGAAGGCCATCGAAGAGCTCTCCCCCATCTTCCTCCGGCTGCAGGAGGGCCCGGCGCGCACGGCCCTCCTGGAGGCGATGGCTTCGCACTCCGGGCTCTCATGCCCGGAGCTGGAGGCGTTGCTGCGCTCCCAGGGATGA
- a CDS encoding LysR family transcriptional regulator encodes MDDIPFAQLQAFLAVARANSFIGAARELSISRSAVSQSVQQLEERLRVVLVQRTTRSVSLTDAGRRLVDRVGPVFAQTAAALAEVSAKPGEVVGRLRLSVPHAAVSLILEPVLPTFRERYPRVEIELVLDERFVDTVAGGYDAGIRLSESIERDMVQVRLTEPFRFVVVGTPDYLARHGRPQRPEDLLEHECITFRSPTNGALYAWELERGRKSWRVPVRGGIVTNDGLLCSTLAKRGLGLAYSPEAWIRDELRRGELEVMLEAYAPVVPGYFLYFPSRDQQSAPLRLFVETAKGLLLGR; translated from the coding sequence ATGGACGACATCCCGTTTGCGCAACTCCAGGCATTCCTGGCGGTCGCCCGTGCCAACAGCTTCATCGGCGCCGCTCGCGAACTCAGCATCTCGCGCTCGGCCGTGAGCCAGTCCGTGCAGCAGCTCGAGGAGCGCCTGCGGGTGGTACTTGTTCAGCGCACGACGCGGAGTGTCTCTCTTACGGACGCTGGGCGCCGCCTCGTCGACCGTGTCGGTCCCGTTTTCGCCCAGACCGCCGCCGCGCTCGCGGAGGTCTCCGCGAAGCCCGGTGAGGTCGTCGGGCGACTCCGGCTCTCAGTGCCGCATGCGGCGGTGTCGCTCATCCTTGAACCCGTGCTGCCAACGTTTCGCGAGAGATACCCTCGTGTCGAGATCGAGCTCGTTCTCGACGAGCGCTTCGTGGACACCGTCGCAGGCGGCTACGACGCCGGCATTCGCCTCAGCGAGAGCATTGAGCGTGACATGGTGCAAGTGCGCCTCACGGAGCCTTTCCGCTTCGTCGTGGTCGGCACACCCGACTACCTGGCCAGGCATGGCCGTCCGCAGCGCCCCGAGGACCTGCTCGAGCATGAGTGCATCACGTTCCGGTCGCCGACAAATGGCGCGCTGTACGCGTGGGAGCTGGAGCGGGGTCGCAAGTCCTGGCGCGTTCCGGTGCGCGGCGGCATTGTCACCAACGACGGACTCCTGTGCTCGACGCTTGCGAAGCGAGGGCTCGGCCTCGCGTACTCGCCGGAAGCCTGGATTCGCGATGAGTTGCGTCGGGGAGAACTTGAGGTCATGCTCGAAGCGTATGCCCCTGTTGTGCCGGGGTACTTTCTCTACTTCCCAAGCCGCGACCAGCAATCGGCGCCCCTGCGCCTCTTCGTGGAAACCGCGAAGGGACTGCTGTTGGGGCGGTAA
- a CDS encoding glucose 1-dehydrogenase — MNPTYDFKGQVALVTGAAMGMGLAAARAFAQSGAAVVLADRDGDLAAKEAAKIVEEGGIAIGVACDVTDEAQVSAAVDRAVAEYGRLDMAFNNAGIQVPPSDAAEEPAENFHRVTAVNQFGVWASMKHELRVMREQGSGTIVNNSSLGGLIGLPQRAAYHGTKHAVLGMTKSAGVEYAPRGIRINAVCPGTIDTPMVQDMLKGQADAMEGILKEQSIGRLGRADEVAAAVLWLCSPGASFVVGVGLPVDGGFTAH, encoded by the coding sequence ATGAATCCGACGTATGACTTCAAGGGGCAGGTGGCCCTGGTGACCGGCGCAGCGATGGGAATGGGCCTCGCCGCGGCGCGAGCCTTCGCGCAGAGCGGAGCAGCTGTGGTGCTGGCGGATCGTGATGGGGATCTTGCCGCGAAGGAAGCAGCGAAGATCGTCGAAGAAGGCGGTATCGCCATCGGTGTGGCCTGCGACGTCACCGACGAGGCGCAGGTCTCCGCCGCGGTCGACCGGGCAGTGGCCGAGTATGGGCGGCTCGACATGGCGTTCAACAACGCTGGCATTCAGGTCCCCCCGAGTGACGCCGCGGAGGAGCCGGCGGAGAATTTTCATCGTGTTACGGCGGTCAACCAGTTCGGTGTCTGGGCGAGCATGAAGCACGAGCTGCGCGTCATGCGTGAGCAGGGGTCTGGCACGATTGTGAACAACTCGTCGCTGGGCGGCTTGATCGGACTCCCGCAGCGCGCGGCGTACCATGGCACCAAGCACGCCGTGCTCGGCATGACCAAGAGCGCGGGCGTTGAGTACGCGCCGCGCGGCATCCGCATCAACGCGGTCTGCCCCGGTACCATCGACACGCCGATGGTGCAGGACATGCTGAAGGGCCAGGCCGATGCGATGGAAGGGATCTTGAAGGAGCAGTCGATTGGACGGCTCGGTCGGGCTGACGAGGTTGCAGCCGCCGTGCTGTGGCTGTGCAGTCCGGGCGCGAGTTTCGTGGTCGGCGTCGGCCTGCCGGTCGATGGCGGATTCACCGCAC